The DNA region ACAACATGTTCAAACTAGCTGCTTGAGTTGTTTgaacaaagtgttttcttctgtgttaCTAAATTGATATTTAATTGTTGAGTTTTATACGTAGAAGCAAACAGTGCATTGATAAGTAATTGCTCTTGGTGTTTCCTGTCCCATCATGATGTGAATGCTCTCTCAGAGGATTATGGGGACAAATAGAATAAGAAAAGACCAAGACATCACATTTTCCCCACCGGCAGCTTCACACTAAATGATGTCGAACATGATGGTGTGGAAATCCTGTGATATAATTAGTTTTCTTCTTCCCAAGGTTACAGAACATTTGGAGGAAAAAGCTTtgaacacaacaacatacaCAGTCACAATGGAGCCCAGGTATCATTTACTTGTTTGGGTGGGTCTGCAGGAGATGAGCAGCAGGACGGTCTGAAAAAGGAGCTGCTTCCACGAGGTTGACATGATTATaatccctctgtcctcctcctctgccagcGCCTCACTCACTGggcctcctctctctgcatCGTCTCAccactcctcccctcctcccctccttcctcagTTGCACAAGTGACGCAGCCATGATGTGACTCTGCAGCCTGTGGGTGGCTGACTCCATCCATTATTCAAAGAGGCAGGGTCTATTTCTTGATGCCGTGCTGCAGAGCGGCCCTGCAtggacaaactgaaataaacacataaatcaaAATGCTGCTTTGTGTGATGAGAATAACAGAATCCATCCCAGCCGGGTGTTTCCACTGCAGACTCTGTGCAAGGTGCCccctcctgtcacatgacctggCGGCTGTGAAGGTCACATGAGCCGCCTGCCCCCATGAAAACAACCATTAGTGTGTAAATATGAAATTTTTACTGTTATTGATTAACTTCTAGTTACAATTTACCTGTTGAGCATATTCTAAAATCATTAACTCAATTTTATGTCGATTTTAAGCAGCAATAAGAGAAACTCAAACTTTTATAACACATGAAaaaaaccaccaccaccaccaaccagtccccttaaattcaatatatatatatttatgtatatatctTTATGTAATGAAGACTTCAATAGAATTCAATAAAAGGTATTAACTGTACTTTATCATAAAGAGCTTTCAAATTATCGAATCATGGAAAGAGGTTTGATTTGTGAGGACACAGtgagtttgacctttgaccagcaaatcaaatgatttaatcttttttatgTGCAGTGATTCTCTCAAGGTGGACGGCTAGAAGGACAGCctgtaaaacaaaaagttaatttaaacaGAAGTTATCTCACAACTAGTAACTCAGTTCTCCTTCCACCCCGGACAACAACCCCCATGtccaatatttataataacactGAGTAAAACACCCTCATGTAGGTCAAAGTGTAAAAGGCTCCACTGACATGCACGCCAGCGAATCAAGGTTATGTAAAATTGTTTTCTTCGGCAGATGAGGTGTGCTCATACTCTTTCTTTAGCACAAGTTTAGTTATTTGTCAatttcctcttcatcccttcatcctcagACGTTTCTTAATCAACAGTTCCTCTAATAATTTATCATCTTCACCTCGTGTGTAAAGCTGTTGAGCTGGAATCCTTTTCAGCTTCGGCAGAGttcaggtgtctgtgtgtggtccgtcctgctgcaggactcagttTCTTATGTAAGGAGATTAATTCATCATGTGCTACAGAGTCACACGAATATACTTCTGAACGGTGGGTGGCATATTACGCCTGTGCTCACAAACCTGTGGGATTCGTTAAAGTGTCCAACTAGCAGAGAAGGGCTGGACGATACGGCTAaaattatatcaaaataaaaattatgatgtggataattatcacaataaatttCACGATatgatttgttttatgtttaaagacagattttcttCTCCTGAGTAGAGGTTGCAGCTTCAAACTTGTCTTTATAAGCAGAGAATGAGAAACACTTAAAAACACCTTAcagatcaattatgtgttaaaCCACCTCATTGCGTTTACAAAATGTGCACACATTGGATCAATATGAATTGGGCTTGATGAAAATCGCATTGTGATCATactgatattattttattgccCAGCTGCTAAAACCATGCAGTCTCTTTAAGCAAGTTTCAGGGTTGAGTGAGGAGAAGAagtatatttttataaatgtaacgGCTAAACAAGGAAgtcaagaggagcagcagggaaTGTCTTATACTGCCATCCTGAGGGGGCAGTGACAATAacacgtacacacagagaaTATTTACTCTGTAAAGATTCACAAAACTACGACTGAAGAAAATAGCCTTTGTCAATTCATGAAGATACTCTCTTTATCTTTTCGTAGAAATGTATTTCTAAAATCGAAATCTAAGAATAACGTCAGTTTAACAGCTTGTCGATACAAATAGTGGTTAAAGGTTTAAGAATATAACtttctaaaaaatattttccattgACCAGTATGCATGAGAAAGAGCAGCAATATTCCAGATATATTTGAGATTTATTTATAGCGTCTATTCTGAGAACAATGATATTCCAGCGGCTGAttcactgctgctgaagctgcaggCTGTTGATAAACACACTGTGCAGCTCGTTGATGTCGTCGCTGGCCTCTATAGGGATGCTCATCCTGCCTGGAGAGGTGGAAAGACTTTCATAGTAGGAGTCTCCCACTGCACCATGAGGGTGCTGAGGGGACAGGCGGCTGTGGTCCTGGGCCTGCAGCAGCCCgtgatggaggtggaggcaGTGTTCAGGCCTGGGGCTGTGGCAGGGGCTGTTTGACGGGCTGTGGGGCATCAGGCAGGTCTGCAGGCAGCTGTTCTTGCGCATGGCCCCGTGCAGGTCCAGTCGGGCGATCAGTGGCTTCCCAATGTTGATGCTTTTGGTCCAATGGACAGGATCGTTGTCCATGGCTGGGAAGGTTCCCTGAAGGCACACGGTgaacaccagctcctcctgatGCACGCGAGGAGAAGAAGTAGtatcaataaaaacaatggGGTCATTGTTGATGTAATGTTAAGGTGGATTAATGAGTCATTTTATCTACtgcgattttttttaaagtggctCCATCCAAGCCAGTCTCTCTCGCTCCACTGATGAAAAACATGCTGTGAAGCTTTATGCAAACAGTCAAGGAACCTGGAGGATAAATCCTGGTGAATTTGGTGATACCTTGACTTATCATGTAGCCTCTGTAGTTTTATAGAGTGAATTATCTCTACATCTACTACATAGAATAGCAAAACAACTGCCACATAGATTTCAATtccctgaaaaacaaaattctcCAATATAAGTGttcaaaagaaaatatctgcAAAACTAATGACATGCATCTGATGTCCTGTGTTTGAGAGGAGTTTAAcagttgtcttttatttttctttataaatTGAGAACAATAAATACTGTAGTTGTATGCCTCCGTCAACTAGTGTAGTTTCTGTCTACATCAAtgttttccagattcatataaggtcactgtgacctttgacaactgaaatctgatcagctcaactgatcaaaagttgaagGAAGTTGCTCAACCAGCAGAGCCACCGTGACCTTAACATACGAACGTACAGACGAACATGATGCATCCGGCCACTGGCTATCGCCGGCAGGTCAGAGGGATGAACACAAATCTATTTCTGTTTGTGCAGACATCCGACTTTGAGAAAGCACCATACGCCTAAATAATAATGCCGTCTCTTACCCTGAGCTTCTGCAGTGAGCTGAGTCTGGTGTAGAGACAGTGCTGCGGCAGGCTGCTTGACAGGAGGTAGatccctgtctcctctggaGTCTCTCTGTTCATCTCTTTAGGATCCACATCAAGGTcctgcagggaggagaggaggcaggtaGCATAACGTCTGAATCCTACCGAGGCCGCACTTTAAAGTTTGAGAACCTGTGTTCATGACAACATACTGACCTGTGAGAAGTCAGTGACGTGAGCCTGGCAGAAGGACATGTCCTCGGGCTTCTTAACGATGTGAGTGTAAATGACGAGCACGTTGGAGAACTCTGCAGCGAAGCCCAACTTGATCTGAGCCCCACAGTCAAAGTCGAGACTCATACTCTCAGGAAGCTCtggaaaattacacaaaaacggTCATTTCGAGAACTCAAAAAGTTCAAAAACTGGTGTTTTCATAATGGtctattgtttttaaataagccatttactttaaatgttgaaaaagaaaCAATCTCTTTCTTTTTCGGGGTTACACTCTGTTTTAAGCTGTAAGTATATACACATTTAATTGATGGTAAAACACTACAATgtgtatgtgtagtatttgtcaacagtatttaaatatattttagcGCTTCCAATCTCTAGGTCGGAAAAAAATCCCCAAACTATCAGAATTATTGTTTTCCTCTTCCCAGAACAGATGTCTTCTATTTTCTATATGCAACGATTTAACAGCTGATCGAGGAGTGATAACATTGTGTTCCTCACACAATGTGGGCAATTATATATAATGTGAGAGAGCGCTACGTGCTAAGTCAACATTAAGCAGAGTCAACATTTGAATGTGCGTACTGACCGAGCCGCTGTAAGCAAATAGAGGCTTCCCACAATTGTGATAACGTATTATaaacaaatatgttaaaatgAAACTCACCGTGAGCCTTCGCCCACTGTCGGCTTTGAGCGTGAGCAAGATCAGCGCAGTCGCCAGGCAGAATAGGATCAGCCAGAGCTCTCCTCTCCGACAGGCTGCTGCGGATCTCCAGAGCCTGCTTCCCCTTCGTAGCATCAAACTGACCCATGTCTGGACAGAAACATTTACAATCACTCGTCACTGTGTCAACAAAcgtttttactgtatttaaaacCTCCTAAAATATCCAATACTTCTAGTACATGAGTTGAACCTGGATCCACCAAAAAGTATGTGCCACACTGTGAGAGGCatgttgttttaatttcatttacAAAGTGTCCTTATCCCAACTTTAATAGTCAGGGCATCTTACAGTCGTTTTTATCCATTTACTCTGCATTTAAAAGGAAACTCCATTAGCCCACATGCACGCTGATACACGTGCGACATTAATAAGGCAAAGCTACATTTGGTTCAGTCTTAAGCCTTTATTCAGACATAAGCTGAAACACATCCCATCACATGCAAGCACAGCACACTGGtgtttaaatcttatttaataatttttcttCATGTTAGCCTAATCTTCCCAGTCGCAAATATATTTGTAGATGAAGTGCAGCCTGAGTTGCAGTTTAAAGGTTCTGTTGATTACACGCTTTCTAATTCACATATTAAACATATTGATCCTTTATAGTTGTACTTCATGTTGCAGTATGTAGTTTCTGTTCCTCACCCTCGGCGACTCGGTCCAGCACCACGGTGATCTTCTCATCGTCCAGCAGTCGCTTCTTTAAGAACTTGACAAACACACCATTGGTGAAGCCACTGGAGCTCAGCTCAAAGGCTTCGGCATCCTGGCAGCTGCACAGCAATATGAGGAAAAGAACATTTGATattcttttaaaagaaaaaaaaaaaaatgttgtgtataataattatttaaatgatgtttCAAACTTGCGTAGCGTATCCAAACACGATGTTGGCCGTGACCCTCAGGACAATGTTAGGAGCGATTTCGTCATAAATATTCCTGGAACATGAATAAATTTATAAACTTCTGAGATGAAACCGAGGTGATAAATCTATAACATCTCTATGATTAAGTGGTTAGTCTGCTGATCATTCTCTTAATTAATTGACTCATTTTTGTCAGTAAAGAGTGAGCACTCACCTTTTCCTGCACATGTCCATCAGAAAAACATTGAGGcctgtctccttctcctgcaTCAGCTTCAGGatgctctgcacacacaaacagttggCCGATCTGTACGGGTTCGGTGCGTCTACCGGCACCATGAAACTGTTGCCATAGTTCTCATATCCATGACCAGCGTAGTACAGCAGaccttcagagagagagagagagagggagggggggtgttcaTTTCAATCCAGTACCTGGTTACAGAGGAGGATTCTGGCTACATAGATGGTTCATGAAGGAAGAAAAGGTTTTACAAGGATCTATGAAAAATCAACATTTCAAAGCTTTTCAAGATTTGGATTTATAAATACTTTCTTCTTTATATCCCATATTTCTCTCATGTAATACAAACCGTGGAATTTGTTTTCTATGTTTGATGGGCAATGACAACCCAGGAGTTTAACGTTATGATGGACTCAGAGTTATTTGCAGTATACACTATGTAGATTCTTTATTTCTAAGTTTAAAATAGTCAAATTTGGGGGTTAAATccatttcctctgtctctgtatcAGTTTTCACATGTTCATCAGTCCTGATGATGTATGAAGCTTTAATTCATATAATGTTTTGGGTTGTGAATGTTTCTGGACACGTTTACACATCTAGAACCATCAGGAGGAAAGTAAAAAGTCCCAACACACCATAGACTCCcttgtgaagaagcagcaggaactCGTCGACAGCGTTTCTCATCTCGGACTCCGTGAGGTCCAGCAGCGAGACCACCTTGAAGTTTAGCTGCCGCAGGAGGTTGGTGAGGTCGTACACGTCCACCATGGGAGCCTTGAGCTGCGGGTGGTTCTTGTAGGAGAGATTGCCGATCAGCAGGGCCACTTTGTCAGTCGCTGGGAGGCAGAAAAACAGTTCAAGTCAAACTATGGGagagagaaactcacacaggGTCGAACGCGGCAGCGAAACATGTAAATTTACTCAAAGGTCTCCAGTGTTTATTGCAGCAGACAAGTACAGTTCAATGCAAAGTACAAATTCAAGAGAGAAGTGTCCAGCAATATTCTGGTTAAAATATTGTAATAGATACATATataatacatttctttatatATGTAACACGAAATAGATGTATTCTAAAAATCActttccacagactttttcaCTGCCTATTTAATAAAATCTGCTAAAGATCCtgggttgtgtttttgtgttttgtctccGCCTCAAATTTTATGATATTTGATTTGTTATCTAtgtgacagtgaagaagaaattcCCCTTTAGCATAAAACAACTTCCCATAGTAAACTGAACTACGTAAACTCActacacacacaggaaggaaGTGGGTCACAGTGCACTGACTACCAcatacagtgacatttatagcCACCTGACCTGTTTTAataccttttttttatataatcagACCTTTGTGAATATATAAATGTTCCTTTTCGGTGGACACTTTGACAGAAAGGTATTAATTAAACTCGATGGTATTTTTCTGCCAATATTCTGTTGTTGGGCTTCAGTTACTGTTTGTGATAGTTgattagaaaaaagaaagcaaCAAGTATCACATccttattttttgaaaatataaatatactaaTAGTATCAGACACAAACAGCTCAGAGTAAAACTGtgatatgaagaaaaaaacacagttaagaacacagtgatcacattttccttttgtgtgAGAAGCACTCTTACCATAAAGTTGGTCTGGAACACTGTTCAGGAAAAATTCACCAGAACCTGAagtcaacacacaacaaaatgatCACATAACgagtgcatgtgtttggatAGATATGTATAAATAGTTGATGAGCACTTTTACGCTCACCTCCTCCAATGGCATAGAAGTCATCTAGGAATTAAACATATGAATACGTCAGCATCAAGTAACATGAGCAGTTGGAGAAAAAAAGCCTCTTTTGATTAAGGAAAAGAAGATGAGAGAGAAGGTGAGCCTCACACCATCAGTGATTGAGACGTCCCATAAATAAATCGACAGATTCAGACCAGTgttattctgtgttttccttcctGTCAATGAATCCCATGAAAAGTCAACAGTGAGTTAATCTGTCTCTCAATATTTCCCCACTTCTCTATTCCATCTGTGGCAGTCCATGGGTTCCTACCTTTTTTCTACTGCTGGGCACTGTAGTTTTTAGTATGCGTTTTAAAAAGATGTACTTTATTGATACCAGATTGTGAAATTATTGATAGTTTGTAGTTTTCGtgggatttgttgacaaaaAGGAACAAATATAGAGAATAGTGTCAACCTTTAACTTTAACAGAATTAATTGAAAAAGACTAAAATTAGAAATCATGCATGTGACACCTGGAGATAAACCCTGTGAACATTGTGCTTGTTAGTGCCTAAGTAAAAGTTATGATTGACATTTGCATGCACCTTACACCAGCGTATTGTTATTCAATTGCCATTTACTACCCAGGTCTTTCAACTCTACCTTCAGAGCACTCCATTGCCCCTGAAAACTGGACAGATATCCTCGGTGCTTTCAGCCGAGAACAGAGCAAACAGTCACTCAGACATGATGACAACAGAGCTGCTTCGATTGAGCTGTAACAATGACACAGCAGTTTGACATACCTGTGACCACGTCGACTTCATTGGTCCACATTCGCTCGGAGCTGCCGCTGCTGATCTCACAGCGATACCTGCCATTGTGATCCTGCGTCACACGAGGAACCTGAAACACACAGCGAGCCATCAGCGACTAAGTTGAATGTCTCGTAACAAAACAGGTTATGTCTTTAAAGGTCTGACACAATGAAGACGTTTTTGCAATATGGACAATATGAACACAAATCCTCACCGTGAGCTTCCTCTTTGTGGCGTTGAGGATCGGAACTCCGTTTCTGTGCCACTGGTATCGAGGGATCGGGCGTCCCACGGCGCCACACTCCAGCTGGAGGGTTTCCCCGACATGCAGCTGCTGGGACTGAGGCTGGATCACCAGCTTCAGCCGGCCCTCCAAGGATTGATAGCTCTGCCCCGGtgctggagggagagggagacatcattgtgtgtgtgtgtcgacagTAGTAAACATATTCGGCAGTCACAAAGCAAAACTTGACCTATCTTACCGTAAGGCAGGGTGACACTCAGGACGTCCACCTGGGCCCACTGGCTGAACTCAAAGGTATCTCCACAGTTGACCCTGCAGATGTAAAAGCCAGCGTCCTTCAGATGGACCGGACTTATCACAAGGTCTGGAGAGAAGCTGTTTGGCACCTGACATTGTGAAAATGTGAATCATATTTACCACATAAATATCAGGGATACTGGTGTACGGCAAGGACACGATACAAAAGAACCTTACCCTTAAAATAAAGATCAATCCTGCATGAGCCCCAGTTTACAATGACTTTACTTCTAGAATGATTCAGACAGCATCGTTCAACAACCTCTCGTCTttccaaccctccactgtgtgtgtatgtgtgtgtatgtgtgtgtgtgtgtgtgtgtgtgtgtgtgtgtgtgtgtgtgtgtgtgtgtgtgtgtgtctctcacctcTTCCTTACTCTTGAACCACTGGTACTGTACTGGAGCTTTGCCCACAGCGTGACTGCTGAGCCGCAGGTTGTGTCCTGATGTGAGAGCCACTGACTGGGGCTGGATGAGAATCTGCAAGGCTGAACATCGAAAGAGACTTTCAAACAAATCGCCGTCCCAATAATTTTGAATGACCTCAGAAACTGAACAACACATTTTGAAATGCAACCACTCCTGAATGCTTTTCAAATACCACAGACTGATATTTGACTTGCAAGTTGTGCAATAACAAAATATGAATTGCTCTGTTTCAGTGAACAACTTCCAATCTCAAGATTTAAGCCCCTAATTCAAAAACTAAGATTCAAGATACAAAATTCAGATCTGAGCATGTGGCACTTTAGGAAAGGCAATAACCGGGAAAAATCTCAAATAATTTATATTCTGTAAATGACTCATGGATTCTCTTTTAATCTGATATCACAGAGAACAAACATCTGCCTGACAACACAATACCAGATCCAGGGGTTGTTCTGCTctacaatcaatcaatcaatcaatcaatcaatcaatcaatcaatcaatcaatcaaattgtatagcccatattcacaaatcacattttgtctcatagggagggctttaacatggtgtgacatcgtctgtccttaaccctcagcaagagtcaggacaaactactaaaaacccttttaacaggtaaaaatacgtagacacctcagagagagccacatgtgagggatccctctcccaggacggacagaagtgcaatagatgtcaagtgtaggaaaacatcaaacTCTACCTGATGGCTTCAGGCATTGCACAGCCTCTGAGTTGCCCAGAGTCTGGAGGTAGTCCATCAGCTGCCCCGTGGTGCAGCCTCGCTCGCCCATCAGCCTCAGCAGCATGCGGCTGGGGCTgccctccagctccagcaccttCAGGGAGCACACCTCCATGTCGTCAGGGCTGCAGAGAGCCGGGGGGGGCACAGGTTTCAGACACAAGAAGCTCAATCAACTCAGGTCGTCAGTAAAGATGATTATACACTCAGGGgcgactgtggctgagggggaagAGCGGTCGTCCtgcaacctgaaggtcggcagttcgatccccagggTTCCGAAGGGTCCTTGgccaagatgctgaacccccaATTGCCAGACCAACAAAGTGcggctaatagatgcactgtgtgaatgtgtgtgtgcatgttaaactgtaatgtaaagatCTTTGATTGGTCATCaacagactagaaaagcactttattaaaacaaaaacttaaCCACAGAGTAGATCCTGATTCACACACGTAGCTTAATAATGATGAGTGTAAATATATAGTGTTTCATATACAGGCTACATCCAGacattcagtgtttttaaatcagacaaatttagatttatttattgttcaaaATCATTTACTATTATGAAACCTGATGGtgcacaactgttcctggtctctctctctctctctctcactctctctcctcaacctcccctctctctctcactctctctcctcaacctcccctctctctctccctctcctcaaccacccctctctctctcctcaaccacccctctctctcctcaacctctccctctctcctcaaccccccccctctctctctctcaacacctctctctctctcaacacctctctctccctttctctctctctctcctcaacctccccccctctctctcctcaacctcccctctctctatcctcaacctccccccctctctctcctcaacctcccctctctctctctctctcctcaacctcccctctctccctctcttcaaccacccctctccctctcctcaaccccccccccccccccacagtgtCTCATTTCCATCGCACCTGACTCGGAGTCGCCTCTCGACACCAACGATCTCTCCGAGTCGTCGCCATCCCCGGTCGCAGGATTTGTCCAACACGTCGCACAGCTTCTTCACCAGCGGCTCCCTCAGCAGGAGGATCTTCGTGGATCTGTCCGAGGAGTCCGACATGATGACCGGAAGCTGGGAGGGGGGGAGGTCACCATCAGACCGGACGCTCTCGCGCGTGGTTCACTGCTGCACGACAGCCTCAACTTCAACAAAACTCCAAAAAGTTTACTTCCTGGAACCAAGCGACCCGGACACGCCCACTGCGGGGGATACGTGTGTCAAGATGATTCACTGTAGGTGaactttaaagggatagttcacagaaaactttaaaatgcactcattatcctTGTTTGAGGATATCAGAGGATATTTAGTCATAAATCACCataaacatggtgtaaatgtgGCAGTTTCCAGTCGAgtcacaggagcagcatggaggcaggttgtggttttatttgGTGGTCGCCAGTTGTTTATTATAGTTGAActtgtgagtagataatgataatgattttCCTTATCTGGCTAATCCTGTTGAAGTAAGACATCTTGTCTCGGCTGCACTCTTTGGCTGTTTCTCAAGTGACACATAGTGACGTCAAAAGAAACCCCTCCCCTAtccatgactcctcttcctcacatgaACACCTGAGCCTCAGACTCACCTGTGCTCAGGTGTGAGGAGGTCTGAGGAGGTGTTCAGGTTGAGAGGAGGTCTGAGGAGATCACTGTGACTGAAGGATTCTACTTTTCCTCCTGTGGATGCGTCAACATCATGCTAGATGTAGGAGAAGAGGTTGACCCCCGTCCTAAGCCGCTGTGAGGTGAGTGATCTCTACAGGTTCGGTTTTATCTCATTTCTATTTCCTGTATTCTAAttttgtcaaatacattttactgTCCTTGCAGTAAACTTATTATATGCTCATGAAATCACTGTGgagttttaatttcattttagtgtgtgtgtgtgtgtgtgtgtgtgtgtgtgtgtgtgtgtgtgtgtgtgtgtgtgtgtgtgtgcgcaggtcAGTGTAGATATAATATAGGTATGCATATGTAGGTCACAGGATGTAATCAAATACTTTATGCTTAGTTTAATGTATTTGAAGGACAGACAATAACTAAAATAATAACTGTCACTTTAAAAGGTCTCTATATATGCAGGTTTCATCACTTTCTCCAATCTACGAAACCATATATTTAATGAGAATTTACAAAGCAAAAATACTTAAATTAGACGTCAGCCTCCTTATGGAAATTGCACTGCAGTTCtactctgtctgtgtgcagctgaTCCACGACTCATCAATGTGAACCAATCAGGAATCTGCAGACTGCTCACTCTGAGGAAATCAATACATTCTCATCGAGTCCAAATTCCTGCGGAAGAGCTGCAGAGGACTTTGAAGCAGTCGAGCCTCTTATAGCCGAGAAGCTGAGTTACGCCATCCTCCTGCCAAACACAACTGTTCACATTGTCTGACCTGTTCTGGTCAatccattttctttttgaaagcAACAGCTccagtctgacctctgactctcATGAGTCT from Limanda limanda chromosome 5, fLimLim1.1, whole genome shotgun sequence includes:
- the malt1 gene encoding mucosa-associated lymphoid tissue lymphoma translocation protein 1, with the protein product MSDSSDRSTKILLLREPLVKKLCDVLDKSCDRGWRRLGEIVGVERRLRVSPDDMEVCSLKVLELEGSPSRMLLRLMGERGCTTGQLMDYLQTLGNSEAVQCLKPSALQILIQPQSVALTSGHNLRLSSHAVGKAPVQYQWFKSKEEVPNSFSPDLVISPVHLKDAGFYICRVNCGDTFEFSQWAQVDVLSVTLPYAPGQSYQSLEGRLKLVIQPQSQQLHVGETLQLECGAVGRPIPRYQWHRNGVPILNATKRKLTVPRVTQDHNGRYRCEISSGSSERMWTNEVDVVTAPRISVQFSGAMECSEDDFYAIGGGSGEFFLNSVPDQLYATDKVALLIGNLSYKNHPQLKAPMVDVYDLTNLLRQLNFKVVSLLDLTESEMRNAVDEFLLLLHKGVYGLLYYAGHGYENYGNSFMVPVDAPNPYRSANCLCVQSILKLMQEKETGLNVFLMDMCRKRNIYDEIAPNIVLRVTANIVFGYATCQDAEAFELSSSGFTNGVFVKFLKKRLLDDEKITVVLDRVAEDMGQFDATKGKQALEIRSSLSERRALADPILPGDCADLAHAQSRQWAKAHELPESMSLDFDCGAQIKLGFAAEFSNVLVIYTHIVKKPEDMSFCQAHVTDFSQDLDVDPKEMNRETPEETGIYLLSSSLPQHCLYTRLSSLQKLREELVFTVCLQGTFPAMDNDPVHWTKSINIGKPLIARLDLHGAMRKNSCLQTCLMPHSPSNSPCHSPRPEHCLHLHHGLLQAQDHSRLSPQHPHGAVGDSYYESLSTSPGRMSIPIEASDDINELHSVFINSLQLQQQ